The Geothrix sp. genome has a window encoding:
- a CDS encoding BrxA/BrxB family bacilliredoxin: MSNYPEYMVAPMREELIQVGFRQLLTPAQVDAALQAPGTTLLVVNSVCGCAAAGARPGVTEALRTQDLRFDHLVTVFAGMEKEATAQAREYFEGAMPTSPQAAILKDGQLVHLMQRQDFLGHSPEEIAATLTSAYRRTVAAS, encoded by the coding sequence ATGTCGAACTACCCCGAATACATGGTCGCCCCGATGCGCGAGGAACTGATCCAGGTTGGCTTCCGGCAACTGCTGACGCCGGCCCAGGTGGACGCGGCGCTGCAGGCCCCGGGCACCACGCTGCTGGTGGTGAACAGCGTCTGCGGCTGCGCGGCGGCCGGGGCCCGGCCCGGCGTCACGGAGGCCCTGCGGACCCAGGACCTGCGCTTCGACCATCTGGTGACTGTCTTCGCCGGCATGGAGAAGGAGGCCACCGCCCAGGCCCGCGAATACTTCGAGGGCGCCATGCCCACCAGCCCCCAGGCCGCCATCCTCAAGGACGGCCAGCTCGTCCACCTCATGCAGCGCCAGGATTTCCTGGGCCACAGTCCCGAGGAGATCGCGGCCACGCTGACCTCCGCCTACCGCCGGACTGTGGCCGCCAGCTGA
- a CDS encoding thioredoxin domain-containing protein, with protein sequence MPNRLSESLSPYLLQHAHNPVDWFPWGEEALARARAEQKPIFLSIGYSACHWCHVMERESFENPAVAELLNAHFVSIKVDREERPDLDDLYMDAVQTLTGRGGWPMSVWLTPELEPFYGGTYFPPESRGGMPGFIPLLTRIAEAWREDRTGVLTQARSLAEELQRQATVEAGAHRPDGEVIEAALAQLRQGFDARWGGFGPAPKFPQHMAVELILARGTAADQVMALRTLDAMWEGGMYDHLGGGFARYSVDGQWLVPHFEKMLYDNAQLAACYLTAFQATGEARYAQVARETLDYLLRDLRDPSGGFHSSEDADSEGEEGKFYAFTPAEVREALGPENGARFCVAYGITEAGTFGHGQSVVHRFSRGPADGLSEDEDKALREQLRLWRDRRVRPGKDDKILASWNGLTLSALARGFQVLGDPRYLEAAQACAAFLRRELWREGRLLRVWRQGRAHTPGFLEDGAAVVEGLVDLYEAGFDPAWLRWAEALAEELLARFQDPAEGGFFSTEEGQADLIFRQKPGFDNAVPSGNTLAARAFLRLSRHLQREDFRLAAEGVLRCFGPWLARAPRAFLGLLGALDLALREALEVAVSGDPASDSVQALLAEVHRRHLPGRVISASSDQLLPLHEDRGFPEGTALAFVCRGQTCAVPVTTPLELATLLR encoded by the coding sequence ATGCCCAACCGCCTTTCCGAAAGCCTCAGCCCCTATCTCCTCCAACACGCCCACAACCCGGTGGACTGGTTTCCCTGGGGCGAAGAGGCCCTGGCCCGGGCCCGGGCCGAACAGAAGCCGATCTTCCTGAGCATCGGCTACAGCGCCTGCCACTGGTGCCATGTCATGGAGCGGGAGAGCTTCGAGAATCCGGCGGTGGCCGAACTCCTGAACGCCCATTTCGTGAGCATCAAGGTGGATCGGGAGGAACGGCCGGACCTGGACGACCTCTACATGGACGCCGTGCAAACGCTCACGGGCCGGGGCGGCTGGCCCATGAGTGTCTGGCTCACGCCAGAGCTGGAGCCCTTCTATGGCGGCACCTACTTCCCGCCGGAATCCCGCGGGGGTATGCCGGGCTTCATCCCATTGCTCACCCGCATCGCCGAGGCGTGGCGGGAGGATCGGACCGGGGTGCTCACCCAGGCCCGCAGCCTGGCCGAGGAACTGCAGCGCCAGGCCACCGTCGAGGCCGGGGCGCACCGGCCTGACGGCGAGGTGATCGAGGCGGCCCTCGCCCAGCTCCGGCAAGGCTTCGATGCCCGCTGGGGCGGCTTCGGCCCGGCCCCGAAGTTCCCCCAGCACATGGCCGTGGAGCTGATCCTGGCGCGGGGCACCGCGGCGGATCAGGTCATGGCGCTCCGCACGCTGGACGCCATGTGGGAAGGCGGCATGTATGACCACCTGGGCGGCGGCTTCGCCCGCTACAGCGTGGACGGCCAGTGGCTGGTGCCCCACTTCGAGAAGATGCTCTACGACAACGCCCAGTTGGCCGCCTGCTACCTCACGGCCTTCCAGGCCACGGGTGAGGCCCGCTACGCCCAGGTGGCCCGGGAGACCCTAGACTACTTGCTGCGGGACCTGCGCGATCCCAGCGGGGGCTTCCACTCCAGCGAGGATGCGGACAGCGAGGGCGAGGAGGGGAAGTTCTACGCCTTCACGCCGGCGGAGGTGCGCGAGGCGCTGGGGCCGGAGAATGGCGCGCGGTTCTGCGTGGCCTATGGCATCACGGAGGCCGGGACCTTCGGGCATGGCCAGAGCGTCGTGCATCGCTTCTCCCGGGGCCCGGCGGATGGCCTCTCTGAAGACGAGGACAAGGCCCTGCGGGAACAGCTGCGCCTCTGGCGGGACCGCCGGGTTCGGCCCGGCAAGGACGACAAGATCCTGGCCTCCTGGAATGGCCTCACCCTGTCGGCGTTGGCCCGGGGCTTCCAGGTGCTGGGCGATCCCCGGTACCTGGAGGCGGCCCAGGCCTGCGCAGCCTTCCTGCGCCGGGAGCTTTGGCGGGAGGGTCGCCTGCTGCGGGTGTGGCGCCAGGGCCGGGCGCACACGCCCGGCTTCCTGGAAGATGGTGCCGCCGTGGTGGAAGGCCTGGTGGATCTCTATGAAGCCGGCTTTGATCCGGCCTGGCTGCGCTGGGCGGAGGCCCTGGCGGAAGAACTGCTGGCCCGCTTCCAGGATCCTGCGGAAGGCGGTTTCTTCAGCACTGAAGAAGGCCAGGCCGATCTGATCTTCCGGCAGAAGCCGGGCTTCGACAACGCCGTCCCCAGCGGCAACACCCTGGCCGCCCGGGCCTTCCTGCGGTTGTCGCGGCACCTGCAGCGCGAGGATTTCCGGCTGGCGGCCGAGGGGGTCCTCCGCTGCTTCGGCCCCTGGCTGGCGCGGGCCCCCAGGGCCTTCCTGGGTCTGCTGGGCGCCCTGGACCTGGCCCTGCGGGAAGCCCTGGAGGTGGCCGTGTCCGGAGATCCGGCCAGCGACTCCGTGCAGGCCCTGCTGGCGGAAGTCCACCGCCGGCACCTGCCCGGCCGGGTGATCTCGGCCTCGTCGGACCAATTGCTGCCCCTGCATGAGGACCGGGGCTTCCCGGAAGGAACGGCGCTCGCCTTCGTATGCCGCGGGCAAACCTGCGCAGTGCCTGTCACGACGCCCTTGGAGTTGGCCACGCTGCTGAGGTGA
- a CDS encoding NAD-dependent malic enzyme gives MKTFGFKIDPLTGEEYYEVLVRGRQVLNDPHLNKASAFTKEERLSLGLDGMLRPGISTLDSQLDRTYEAFQRKTDDLERYIYLTGLQDRNEVLFYRLLMDHLDEMVPIIYTPTVGQACLQLSHIQRRYRGIYITPENIGNIDQIFQGLSQPQVNLIVVTDGERILGLGDLGSDGMGIPVGKVSLYVAAGGVHPGVCLPVTLDVGTNNPRLLEDPLYLGIRKPRLRGAEYEELVEKFVLGVKRNFPGALLQWEDFAKQTAFKNLDRYRERILSFNDDIQGTGSTALAALMTAMRIKKSRFQDERYVIVGMGQAGTGIAMNIRAALKEEGLSDAEARQRIFAVDMQGLLIEGDPLLEGPQMPLAQCRSAVEGWQLDDPSRIGLQDVVRNAHPSVLIGVTAQPNLFSEAILAETAKHSERPIVLALSNPTHKCECSPEAVWKATNGKGLVATGSPFAPVDWNGRMLQTSQCNNMYIFPGVGLGALVCKASRITDGMFLAASKAISAFVTPDQETTGLLLPEMKDIRKVSLAVAKAVSIEARNVGLGRLLDDDQLEAILAKAQWEPHYTAYRPGTIARN, from the coding sequence ATGAAGACCTTCGGTTTTAAGATCGACCCGCTGACGGGCGAGGAATACTACGAGGTCTTGGTCCGGGGTCGCCAGGTCCTGAATGACCCCCATCTGAACAAGGCCTCTGCCTTCACCAAGGAGGAGCGCCTGAGCCTGGGGCTTGATGGCATGCTCCGGCCCGGCATTTCGACCCTGGATTCCCAGCTGGACCGCACCTACGAAGCCTTCCAGCGCAAGACTGACGACCTCGAACGCTACATCTACCTCACGGGCCTCCAGGACCGGAACGAGGTGCTCTTCTACCGACTGCTGATGGATCACCTGGACGAGATGGTGCCCATCATCTACACCCCCACCGTGGGCCAGGCCTGCCTTCAGTTGAGCCACATCCAGCGGCGTTACCGGGGCATCTACATCACGCCCGAAAACATCGGGAACATCGACCAGATCTTCCAGGGACTCTCCCAGCCGCAGGTGAACCTCATCGTCGTGACGGATGGCGAGCGCATTCTGGGCCTGGGCGACCTGGGCTCGGATGGCATGGGTATCCCCGTGGGCAAAGTCAGCCTCTATGTGGCCGCGGGTGGCGTGCACCCCGGCGTCTGCCTGCCCGTCACCCTGGATGTGGGCACCAACAACCCCCGCCTGCTGGAGGATCCCCTCTACCTGGGCATCCGCAAGCCCCGCCTCCGGGGGGCGGAGTATGAAGAGCTGGTGGAGAAGTTCGTTCTCGGCGTGAAGCGCAACTTCCCCGGCGCCCTGCTGCAATGGGAGGACTTCGCCAAGCAGACGGCCTTCAAGAACCTCGATCGCTACCGCGAGCGCATCCTCTCCTTCAACGACGACATCCAGGGCACCGGCTCCACCGCCCTCGCGGCGCTGATGACGGCCATGCGGATCAAGAAGAGCCGCTTCCAGGACGAGCGCTATGTGATCGTGGGCATGGGCCAGGCCGGAACCGGCATCGCCATGAACATCCGCGCGGCCCTCAAGGAGGAGGGGCTCTCCGACGCGGAGGCCCGCCAGCGGATCTTCGCGGTGGACATGCAGGGCCTGCTCATCGAAGGCGACCCGCTGCTGGAAGGGCCGCAGATGCCGCTGGCCCAGTGCCGCTCGGCGGTGGAAGGCTGGCAGCTGGACGATCCCTCCCGCATCGGTCTCCAGGATGTGGTGCGCAACGCCCATCCCTCCGTGCTCATCGGCGTCACGGCCCAGCCGAACCTCTTCAGCGAGGCCATCCTGGCGGAGACCGCCAAGCACTCGGAACGCCCCATCGTCCTGGCCCTGTCGAACCCCACCCACAAGTGCGAGTGCTCGCCCGAGGCCGTGTGGAAGGCCACGAACGGCAAGGGCCTCGTGGCCACGGGCAGCCCCTTCGCGCCGGTGGACTGGAACGGGCGGATGCTCCAGACCTCCCAGTGCAACAACATGTACATTTTCCCCGGCGTGGGCCTGGGGGCCTTGGTATGCAAGGCCTCGCGGATCACCGACGGCATGTTCCTGGCGGCCAGCAAGGCCATCAGTGCCTTCGTGACCCCCGACCAGGAGACCACGGGCCTGCTCCTGCCGGAGATGAAGGACATCCGGAAGGTGTCGCTTGCCGTGGCCAAGGCCGTGAGCATCGAGGCCCGCAATGTGGGCCTGGGGCGCCTGCTGGACGACGATCAGCTCGAAGCCATCCTCGCCAAGGCCCAGTGGGAGCCGCACTACACCGCCTACCGGCCCGGGACCATCGCGCGGAACTAG
- a CDS encoding NADPH-dependent FMN reductase — translation MKLALVGGSLRAGSLNARLLRHLAQTLEGRGHEVAAFTGEALRLPLYEEGAAPSAEALTLHGALREAHGLVIVSPEYNSGIPGHLKNAVDWLSTMKPSPWPDLPVLLCSASPGAFGGARGLVAWRATLANMGALALPEAITVPHADQQLDAEGAPTDSRTAASVPRALEKFLSLAARLHP, via the coding sequence ATGAAGCTGGCACTGGTAGGCGGAAGTCTCCGCGCCGGTTCCCTCAACGCCCGGCTGCTGCGCCACCTCGCCCAGACGCTGGAAGGCCGGGGCCACGAGGTGGCGGCCTTCACCGGGGAGGCGCTGCGCCTGCCGCTCTACGAGGAGGGCGCCGCGCCCTCGGCCGAAGCCCTGACCCTGCATGGCGCCCTCCGGGAAGCCCACGGGCTGGTCATCGTGTCGCCGGAGTACAACTCGGGCATTCCGGGGCACCTGAAGAATGCCGTGGACTGGCTCAGCACCATGAAACCCAGCCCCTGGCCCGACCTGCCGGTGCTGCTCTGCAGTGCGAGCCCCGGAGCCTTCGGCGGCGCCCGCGGCCTGGTGGCCTGGCGGGCCACCCTCGCCAACATGGGCGCGCTGGCCCTGCCGGAAGCCATCACGGTGCCTCATGCGGACCAGCAGCTGGATGCGGAGGGCGCGCCCACCGACTCCCGCACCGCCGCTTCGGTCCCGAGGGCCCTGGAGAAGTTCCTCTCCCTGGCGGCGCGGCTCCATCCATGA
- a CDS encoding CoA transferase — MPKPLSHFKIVDLSCVLAGPFSTQLLADFGAEVQKLEPPEGDPTRGWGPPFEHGESGESAYFRCANRGKRSRPIDLHTEEGRADLFDLLKDADVLVENFRADSADRLGLGWKRLHAKFPKLILASVRGFASDVTASRRAGYDFIIQAESGWMAITGEQEGRPMKVGVALVDVLAGLYCANGIQAALLHRERTGEALHIEVPLMEAALAGLVNVAAGALMTGKPPQRWGNAHPQIVPYQSFRCSDGDVAIGVGSDRQFEVLAMWLDLDLDARPEWKQNRGRVKDRAELVALIEARTLASTVESVLAMCEANAIPASRVRSVDEVLFRKGGELHNLLQPLFEAETHTMIPTLAAPVLLNGERACAALPPPRWKP; from the coding sequence ATGCCCAAGCCCCTGTCCCACTTCAAGATCGTGGATCTGTCCTGCGTGCTTGCCGGTCCGTTCTCCACCCAGCTGCTGGCGGATTTCGGCGCCGAGGTGCAGAAGCTGGAGCCTCCGGAAGGCGACCCCACCCGTGGCTGGGGCCCCCCTTTCGAGCACGGCGAGTCAGGCGAGAGCGCCTATTTTCGCTGCGCCAACCGGGGCAAGCGCAGCCGCCCCATCGACCTGCACACGGAAGAGGGCAGGGCCGACCTCTTCGACCTTCTGAAGGACGCCGATGTGCTGGTGGAGAACTTCCGGGCCGACTCCGCGGACCGCCTGGGGCTCGGCTGGAAGCGGCTTCACGCCAAGTTCCCCAAGCTCATCCTGGCCTCCGTCCGGGGTTTCGCCTCGGATGTCACCGCCTCCCGCCGCGCGGGCTACGACTTCATCATCCAGGCGGAGAGCGGCTGGATGGCCATCACCGGCGAGCAGGAGGGGCGCCCCATGAAGGTGGGCGTGGCCCTGGTGGATGTCCTGGCGGGGCTCTACTGCGCCAACGGCATCCAGGCCGCCCTGCTCCACCGCGAGCGCACCGGCGAGGCCCTCCACATCGAGGTGCCCCTGATGGAAGCCGCCCTGGCGGGCCTGGTGAATGTCGCGGCCGGCGCCCTCATGACCGGCAAGCCCCCGCAGCGCTGGGGCAATGCCCATCCCCAGATCGTGCCCTACCAGTCTTTCCGGTGCAGCGATGGCGATGTGGCCATCGGCGTGGGCAGCGACCGCCAGTTCGAGGTGCTCGCCATGTGGCTGGACCTGGACCTCGACGCCCGCCCCGAATGGAAGCAGAACCGGGGCCGCGTGAAGGACCGGGCGGAGCTCGTGGCCCTCATCGAGGCCCGCACCTTGGCCAGCACCGTGGAAAGCGTGCTCGCCATGTGCGAAGCCAACGCCATCCCCGCCAGCCGGGTGCGGAGCGTGGACGAGGTGCTCTTCCGCAAGGGCGGCGAGCTGCATAACCTGCTGCAGCCCCTCTTCGAGGCGGAGACCCACACGATGATCCCCACCCTGGCCGCGCCGGTGCTGCTCAATGGCGAGCGGGCCTGCGCCGCCCTTCCCCCGCCCCGCTGGAAGCCATGA
- a CDS encoding DUF4442 domain-containing protein translates to MAGALQRFRQTFGMRLFGWLKIPLLASVHPSVVELSETRCVVRVPLRRWTRNHLGSMYFGALAIGADCAGGLLAMDQIKRSGQPVSLVFKAFQATFLKRPESDVYFICEDGEAIRDQVRRALASEDRITEPMAIQAAVKAPDGTFEPVATFVLELSLKRRS, encoded by the coding sequence GTGGCCGGGGCCCTGCAGCGGTTCAGGCAGACCTTTGGCATGCGCCTCTTCGGCTGGCTGAAGATCCCCCTCCTGGCTTCCGTGCATCCCAGCGTCGTGGAACTCAGTGAAACCCGCTGCGTGGTCCGGGTTCCGCTTCGACGCTGGACCCGGAATCACCTGGGTTCGATGTACTTTGGCGCCCTGGCCATTGGGGCGGACTGTGCCGGGGGCCTGCTCGCCATGGACCAGATCAAGCGATCCGGGCAGCCGGTGTCCCTGGTCTTCAAGGCCTTCCAGGCCACCTTTCTCAAGCGTCCCGAATCCGATGTCTACTTCATCTGCGAGGATGGCGAGGCCATCCGCGACCAGGTGCGCCGGGCCCTGGCTTCGGAGGACCGCATCACCGAACCCATGGCCATCCAGGCGGCAGTGAAGGCCCCGGATGGGACCTTCGAGCCCGTGGCGACTTTCGTGCTCGAGCTCAGCCTCAAGCGCCGGAGCTGA
- the ffh gene encoding signal recognition particle protein produces the protein MFDSLTQKLSQAMKALRGQSKLTEANLEAVLREVRMALLEADVHVSVARTFLQRVKEKALGAEVMQGLNPTQAFIDIVHRELVEIMGGQAPEHPIAFAAKPPTVVMMVGLQGAGKTTTCGKLAVFLKKLGRSPLLVPADVYRPAAIEQLHVVAKDAGVPSFHTEEKDPVAICGAALAEAKLKGWDTVILDTAGRLHLDETLMEELARIKTATSPDEIFFVADAMTGQDAVRSATAFHEKLGITGVVLTKTDGDTRGGAAFSIKQATGQPLKFVGEGEKLEDFQRFHPDRMAQRILGMGDVLSLIEHAKDKLDEKEAEVMAKRLAKNQFTLEDMRKQFQQVQKLGSMNKILGMLPGLGQMKDQLASVATDKRIKHLEAIINSMTPAERANHNLLDGKRKRRIASGSGRPVSEINQLIKQFVETKKMMGQMNDPKFMARMQRMAKMGGGPNLPF, from the coding sequence ATGTTCGACAGCCTCACCCAGAAACTCAGCCAGGCCATGAAGGCCCTCCGGGGCCAGTCCAAGCTGACGGAAGCCAACCTCGAAGCCGTGCTGCGCGAAGTGCGCATGGCCCTCCTGGAAGCCGATGTGCATGTGAGCGTGGCCCGCACCTTCCTCCAGCGGGTGAAGGAGAAGGCCCTGGGCGCCGAGGTCATGCAGGGCCTCAATCCCACCCAGGCCTTCATCGACATCGTCCACCGGGAGCTGGTGGAGATCATGGGCGGCCAGGCGCCGGAACACCCCATCGCCTTCGCCGCCAAGCCGCCGACGGTGGTGATGATGGTGGGCCTGCAGGGCGCGGGCAAGACCACCACCTGCGGCAAGCTGGCGGTCTTCCTCAAGAAGCTGGGCCGCTCCCCCTTGCTGGTGCCCGCGGATGTCTACCGCCCCGCGGCCATCGAGCAACTGCATGTGGTGGCCAAAGATGCCGGCGTCCCCTCTTTCCACACGGAGGAAAAGGACCCCGTCGCCATCTGCGGCGCAGCCCTGGCCGAAGCGAAGCTGAAGGGCTGGGACACGGTCATCCTCGACACCGCCGGCCGTCTGCACCTGGACGAAACGCTGATGGAGGAGCTGGCCCGCATCAAGACCGCCACCTCGCCGGACGAGATCTTCTTCGTGGCCGATGCCATGACGGGCCAGGACGCCGTCCGGAGCGCCACCGCCTTCCACGAGAAGCTGGGCATCACGGGCGTGGTGCTCACCAAAACCGACGGCGACACCCGCGGCGGCGCGGCCTTCAGCATCAAGCAGGCCACGGGCCAGCCCCTGAAGTTCGTGGGCGAGGGAGAGAAGCTGGAGGACTTCCAGCGCTTCCACCCCGACCGCATGGCCCAGCGCATCCTGGGCATGGGCGATGTCCTCAGCCTCATCGAGCACGCCAAGGACAAGCTCGACGAGAAGGAAGCCGAGGTCATGGCCAAGCGCCTGGCCAAGAACCAGTTCACGCTCGAGGACATGCGCAAGCAGTTCCAGCAGGTGCAGAAGCTGGGCTCCATGAACAAGATCCTCGGCATGCTGCCGGGCCTGGGGCAGATGAAGGATCAGCTGGCGAGCGTGGCCACCGACAAGCGCATCAAGCATCTCGAGGCCATCATCAACTCCATGACGCCCGCCGAGCGCGCCAACCACAACCTGCTGGACGGCAAACGCAAGCGGCGCATCGCCTCGGGCAGCGGCCGCCCCGTGAGCGAGATTAACCAGCTCATCAAGCAGTTCGTGGAGACGAAGAAGATGATGGGGCAGATGAACGATCCCAAGTTCATGGCCCGCATGCAGCGCATGGCCAAGATGGGCGGCGGGCCCAACCTGCCCTTCTAG
- a CDS encoding MarC family protein, whose translation MDSSSFISAVVLLVLVTDPLGNIPLFIGLLRQVDPARRQRIIVREVLFAFAILLFFAFFGQKVLRLMHLTDTSLGIAGGVILFLIALKMVFPHPEGRGADHPIHGEPFLVPLAIPFIAGPSAIATVLLLVSREPHRLWEWLGALSVAMAISAVVLGFAEKIADFLGEQVTLAFERLMGLVLTAIAIEMLLAGIEKFVHQIRLAGA comes from the coding sequence ATGGATTCGTCTTCCTTCATCTCCGCGGTCGTGCTGCTGGTGCTGGTGACCGATCCCCTGGGCAACATCCCGCTCTTCATCGGGCTGTTGCGGCAGGTGGATCCGGCCCGGCGGCAGCGGATCATCGTCCGCGAGGTGCTGTTCGCCTTCGCCATCCTGCTCTTCTTCGCGTTCTTCGGGCAGAAGGTGCTGCGCCTCATGCACCTCACGGACACCTCGCTCGGGATCGCGGGCGGCGTGATCCTCTTCCTCATCGCGTTGAAGATGGTCTTCCCCCATCCCGAGGGCCGGGGGGCTGACCACCCCATCCACGGGGAGCCCTTCCTCGTGCCCCTGGCCATCCCCTTCATCGCCGGCCCATCAGCCATCGCCACGGTGCTGCTGCTGGTCAGCCGCGAGCCGCACCGGCTCTGGGAATGGCTGGGGGCTCTGTCCGTGGCCATGGCGATCTCGGCCGTGGTGCTGGGCTTCGCGGAGAAGATCGCGGATTTCCTGGGGGAGCAGGTGACCCTGGCCTTCGAGCGGCTCATGGGCCTGGTGCTGACCGCCATCGCCATCGAGATGCTGCTGGCGGGCATCGAGAAATTCGTCCACCAGATCCGCCTCGCGGGAGCCTGA
- a CDS encoding KH domain-containing protein: protein MNLEAFLRDVLTPLLDHPEALRIEISGEGKKRDVLVFADPKDRGRIIGKHGRMISALRTLCKTAGEKAGLVVGLELDDEDEREA, encoded by the coding sequence ATGAATCTTGAAGCCTTCCTGCGCGATGTCCTGACGCCCCTCCTGGATCATCCTGAGGCCCTCCGCATTGAGATCAGCGGCGAGGGGAAGAAGCGCGATGTCCTCGTCTTCGCCGATCCCAAGGACCGCGGCCGCATCATCGGCAAGCACGGGCGCATGATTTCCGCCCTGCGGACCCTCTGCAAGACCGCCGGCGAGAAGGCAGGCCTCGTGGTGGGCCTCGAACTCGACGACGAGGACGAGCGGGAGGCTTAG
- the rpsP gene encoding 30S ribosomal protein S16, translating into MLSIRLARNGAKKRPFYHIVVSENDRIPTGRAVEVLGFVNPIAGSGEAVRIDAEKAKSWLQKGAQPSKTVLDLFKKNQII; encoded by the coding sequence ATGCTTTCGATCCGTCTTGCTCGCAATGGTGCCAAGAAGCGCCCGTTCTACCACATCGTCGTCTCCGAGAACGACCGCATCCCCACCGGCCGCGCCGTGGAAGTGCTGGGCTTCGTGAACCCCATCGCCGGTTCCGGCGAGGCGGTGCGCATCGACGCCGAGAAGGCCAAGTCCTGGCTGCAGAAGGGCGCCCAGCCCTCCAAGACCGTGCTCGATCTGTTCAAGAAGAACCAGATCATCTAG
- the sppA gene encoding signal peptide peptidase SppA, translating into MKDFFKSFFAALLALMVAGGLAVFLFFGLLAAVGSSGKPTVPTKAVLIFDLDTSLSDGDRDPEPSEALSEALGGAGSHSQALPAAIEALDRAAADSRITALFLTGNLQGAGPAQLRELREAIQRFKAKKPVLAYNLGWAKRDFYLAAGATTVFMNPFGEMELNGLASEPMFFGEAFKKYGVEVQVTRVGKYKSAVEPFITDRMSEPNREQVQKLLDDIWSEWKETVAKDRKKAPAELQAIADERGLIEADEAKKLSLIDRIAPYDEVLDELKKLAGKQSKDKDFPQITLATYAGIPGEAKTGKTRIAVVVAEGEIVDGEGKSTQVGGERLSRELRRLRLDERVKAVVLRVNSPGGSASASELIQREVILTKKVKPLVVSMGHLAASGGYWISTYGDRIFAEPSTITGSIGVFGLLPNVKKLANEHGITWDSVQTAKLANPMTLTRPKNDLELTRIQGLVDRIYDQFVTKVADSRKMKKEAVHEIAQGRVWSGQEALKLGLVDEIGGLGAAVKHAATLAKADGDYYLVGPEREQDTLKELLKSLGGKPRKLAKPGPVDALAGGLLRQVDLLTSLNDPRGVYARLPFELDLK; encoded by the coding sequence ATGAAGGACTTCTTCAAGAGTTTCTTCGCCGCCCTGCTGGCCCTGATGGTGGCTGGCGGGTTGGCCGTCTTCCTGTTCTTCGGCCTGCTGGCGGCCGTCGGCTCCTCCGGCAAGCCCACGGTCCCGACCAAGGCCGTGCTGATCTTCGACCTGGACACCAGCCTGTCGGATGGTGACCGCGATCCTGAACCCAGCGAGGCCCTCAGCGAGGCCCTGGGTGGCGCCGGGAGCCACAGCCAGGCGCTTCCGGCGGCCATCGAGGCCCTGGACCGGGCCGCCGCCGACAGCCGCATCACGGCCCTGTTCCTCACGGGCAACCTGCAGGGCGCCGGTCCTGCCCAGCTGCGGGAGCTGCGGGAGGCCATCCAGCGGTTCAAGGCGAAGAAGCCCGTGCTGGCCTACAACCTGGGCTGGGCGAAGCGGGACTTCTACCTGGCCGCCGGCGCCACGACCGTGTTCATGAACCCCTTCGGCGAGATGGAACTGAACGGCCTGGCCAGCGAGCCCATGTTCTTCGGCGAGGCCTTCAAGAAGTACGGCGTGGAGGTTCAGGTAACCCGCGTGGGCAAGTACAAGAGCGCGGTGGAGCCCTTCATCACTGACCGCATGAGTGAACCCAACCGCGAACAGGTGCAGAAGCTGCTCGACGACATCTGGTCCGAGTGGAAGGAGACGGTCGCCAAGGACCGGAAGAAGGCTCCGGCGGAGCTGCAGGCCATCGCGGACGAACGGGGGCTCATCGAAGCGGACGAGGCGAAGAAGCTGAGCCTGATCGACCGCATCGCGCCCTATGACGAAGTGCTCGACGAGCTGAAGAAGCTGGCCGGGAAGCAGTCCAAGGATAAGGATTTCCCCCAGATCACCCTGGCCACCTACGCCGGCATCCCCGGCGAGGCGAAGACCGGCAAGACCCGCATCGCCGTCGTCGTGGCCGAGGGCGAGATCGTGGATGGCGAAGGCAAGTCCACCCAGGTGGGCGGCGAACGCCTCAGCCGGGAGCTGCGCCGCCTGCGCCTCGATGAGCGCGTCAAGGCCGTGGTGCTGCGCGTGAACAGCCCTGGCGGGAGCGCTTCCGCCTCGGAGCTCATCCAGCGGGAAGTCATCCTCACGAAGAAGGTGAAGCCCCTGGTGGTGTCCATGGGGCACCTGGCGGCCTCGGGCGGCTACTGGATCAGCACCTACGGCGACCGCATCTTCGCCGAGCCCAGCACCATCACGGGTTCCATCGGCGTCTTCGGCCTGCTGCCCAATGTGAAGAAGCTGGCCAACGAGCACGGCATCACCTGGGACAGTGTCCAGACCGCGAAGCTGGCCAACCCCATGACCCTGACGCGGCCCAAGAACGACCTGGAGCTGACGCGCATCCAGGGCCTGGTGGACCGCATCTACGACCAGTTCGTGACCAAGGTGGCCGACAGCCGGAAGATGAAGAAGGAAGCCGTCCACGAGATCGCCCAGGGGCGCGTGTGGTCGGGCCAGGAGGCCCTCAAGCTGGGCCTGGTGGACGAGATCGGCGGACTCGGCGCGGCGGTGAAGCACGCGGCGACCCTGGCCAAGGCGGACGGGGACTACTACCTGGTCGGCCCCGAGCGGGAGCAGGACACGCTCAAGGAGCTGCTGAAGAGCCTGGGTGGCAAGCCCCGGAAGCTGGCGAAACCGGGCCCCGTGGATGCGCTGGCGGGAGGCCTTCTGCGGCAGGTGGACCTGCTGACCTCGCTGAACGACCCCAGGGGCGTCTACGCCAGGCTGCCCTTCGAACTCGATCTGAAATAG